The Chitinophaga niabensis genome segment TCCCGGAGTTGAGAAGTGGTACCGGGATCCTGTTGCCTGTTTATGTCCGAACGCAACATTACCATCCAATATTTCTTACTCTCTGTTTTTTGAATGGGCTCTTCCGCAGCCGCTGTTTTTAATGGTTTTGATGTAAATCTGGCGATCACAAAAGTCAGGAACACCGCCAATAGTAATACAGGCAACAGTTTAGCCATATGCTTCAGATTTGCTGGTCCTAAGGTAATAAATATCCGTAATTCCGTAAATTAGGAGCCGAGGGCTTATAACCTGCTTCCCTCCTAAAATGGAATGCTATGCATCAAGACTTGTTTGAATCGCCTGATTATTTCCAGATAGATGAACTTTTGACGGAAGAGCATAAAATGATCCGTGCCTCTGTGCGGCAATGGATAAAGACAGAAATATCTCCTGTTATTGATGGTTACTGCCAACGCGCGGAATTTCCTTCCCAGATCATCAAAGCGCTTGGCAGCCTGGGTTGTTTTGGCCCCACCATTCCGGTAGGATCAGGTGGCGGAGGGCTTGATTACATCGCTTATGGTCTAATGATGCAGGAGCTGGAACGGGGAGACAGTGGCATCAGGTCCACTGCATCTGTACAGGGTTCTTTGGTAATGCATCCTATTTATACATTCGGCAGTACAGCCCAGAAAGAACGTTTCCTTCCAAAACTGGCAACAGGAGAAATGATGGGCTGCTTTGGACTGACAGAGCCGGACTTTGGTTCCAACCCTGCCGGTATGCTCACTTATTTTGACGACGACGGCGATCATATTTTATTGAACGGCGCCAAGATGTGGATCTCCAATGCACCCTTTGCTGATATCGCATTAGTATGGGCACGTGATCCGGAGGGAAAGATCAGGGGTGTGATCGTGGAGCGTGGTATGGAAGGTTTTTCTACTCCCGAAACAAAAGACAAATGGAGCCTGCGTGCCAGTGCTACCGGGGAACTGGTGATGGATAATGTACGCATTCCCAAAACCAATATCCTCCCGGATGCAAAAGGGCTCAAAGCTCCTCTCTCCTGTTTATCCTCTGCCCGTTATGGGATTGCCTGGGGCGCTATCGGTGCTGCCATGGATTGTTATGATACCGCATTACGTTACGCAAAAGAACGGGTGCAGTTCAACAGGCCTATCGGCGGTTTTCAGCTTATCCAGAAGAAACTGGCGGAAATGATCACCGAGATCACAAAAGCACAGTTGATGAACTGGCGGCTGGGCGTATTACGCAATGAAGGTAAAGCAACGGCGGAACAGATATCCATGGCTAAAAGGAATTCCTGCGAAACAGCCGTACACATTGCCAGGGAAGCGCGTCAGATCTTAGGCGCCATGGGTATTTCCGGGGAATACCCCATCATGCGGCATATGATGAACCTGGAGAGTGTGATCACTTACGAAGGCACACATGAAGTACATTTATTGATCACCGGCATGGATATTACAGGGCTGAATGCTTTTTCCTGAAAAATGGATTGCTTATTTTACAGACATGAAGGGTTTACTCTTTTTAATTGGTATATGCATTTCCGTTAGCACCTCCGCCCAAAAGCTGATCAGCTTCCAGGGAAAGGCACAGGGCACTTATTACATCGTCAAATATATCAGCAATGATACTGGTTCTCTCCGTGAAGATGTGGAAGACCTGTTCAGGCAGATAGACAGGTCTATGTCGCTATACCTGCCCAGCTCCCTGATCAACCGGTTCAACAAGGGGCCACAGGTTGTGATGGACCATCATATGCGGACGGTGGTGCGCAAAGCGCAGGAAGTAAGCAAACTCACAAACGGGTTGTTCGACATTACCATCAAACCATTAGTAGATCTCTGGGGATTTGGCGTTGTAAGGCATAACGGGCAGCCATCCCAGGCAGATATTGCCAGGAAGCGGCGGTTAGTGGACTACAATATGCTCACTGTACGTACAAAATACCTGATCAAAAAAAGAGAGGGTATGGAAATAGATTGCAATGGGATTGCGCAGGGATATACTTCAGATGCAGTGGGCAGGCTTTTGCACGCCATGGGCATTCATAATTTCCTGGTGGATGTTGGGGGCGAACTGGTGGCCTCAGGCGTAAATACACAAGGCCAGCCCTGGAGTGTGGGTATAGAAAGGCCTCCTGATACAGACAGCACCAGCCAGCCGGTACAGGCATTGTTACGGTTGAAGAACAAAGGAGTGGCTACCAGTGGTAATTATCAACGGTTCTTTGATGAAGGTGGTACCCGCTTTGCACATACTATTGATCCCCGTACAGGCCAGGCCCTGCATAACAATATTATTTCCGTTACAGTTACTGCGCCGGATGCGATGACGGCAGATGCATTTGATAATGTGCTGATCATTCTGGGGGTGGATGCTGGATTGCAATTCATCAGCGAACATCCTAAACTAAAGCTCCAGGCTTTTTATGTGTATAAGGATGATGCAGGTAAGGTGCGGGAAAAATATTCTCCTGACTTCTTTGCGGAATAAAGATGATAGGGCACCTGCACCTAACTTCTTCCAGAATAAAAGGCTTCACTCCAAAACAAAAAAAGGGCTGCCCTCAGACAGCCCCGCCATTCTCACATGTTCCGTTAACTTGGTCTATTGGATATGGAACTTTAGTCCAATATTTGCTTGTATCGAGTTAAAATTTGTGATCTCGTTTACTTTGAAAGGTGCATAGTTGTATTGCACATTCGCATTCAGCATTACTGGAGAATATTTACCAAAAGGTATATTGATACCTACTTCAGGACTCACCTGGAAGGCCCATTTGTTCTCTTTTTCCACAAATTCACCCCAATACTTTTCGTAGTTCATATTTGCTGTACCGATACCAGCACCAACGTATGGAATTACGCGGGCATCTGCTTTAGCAAGGTTATATTGTACGGTGGCAAGGATGGGAATGGTCTGCAATGTATGCGTCTGAACGGCAGACACATCTTCTCCCTTACCGGGATATACTGTACGGGGGAACCTTTCATAAAAATCTGCATACCCTACTTTACCACCTACGCTCAAACGATCGTTGATAGCATAATTAAATCCTGCGGTCCATCCACGGAAGCTGGTGTTCTTTGCATAATCGCTCAGTGAACCCAGTGGCTGTGCAATGGAATAGTTCACGTTAAAAGAAACCGGCGGACGGCTGCTTTGGGCAAAGGCACTATGCACACCCAGTGAGCCGATCATCAATAATATAATTACTTTAATACTTTTCATTTTTCTACTTTTTTAGCTGGTCCAATCAATTATTGCTTGCTTTCAGATACGCGCTCTGATCAAACACTGCTTTCACCATCGATTCAATGTTATTACTGTTCCATACACCTGTACCACGCAACATGGCGTTCCAGATAGCATTCAATTTGTTATCTGCATGCGGTGCATTCTTCAGGTCTACCAAGTCCACTACAACAGATTTTTCCCTGGTGCGGAACACTGAATAGTAAGAAGGGAACCAGTAATCAAAGCCCGGATATCCCCAGTAACCTGAATCCCAGTATCCGGGGAAACCTGTCCAGTAACCCGGGATGTAACCAATGGAAGTAGTGGTGTTATCGATGCGGCTTACGTTCACGGCAAGGTCTGGTTTCGCACCTTTATCCACTAATGTATAACCTCTGCCCTGTAGAGAAGTTTTCAGACTATTCAGCAATTTCACATCATATTCTGTCAACTCTTTTTTGGCATCTGCCCTATTGCTGATCACGGCAACAGAATCTACAATACTGAACGTTTTGTAGGACGTAAAGTCTGCTGTGTCGTTATAGTTAGTAACGTAAATACGGGATTCTTCTTCCGTCATGTCATTGAGTGGTTCTTTTCTGCAACTGCTGAACAACAGGGCGCCAACGGCAATTGCACTTAAGATCATTCCTGTTCTTTTCATATGTGTTTATTTTTTCTACTGGTTCTTAAGATGGCCGGTGATGACGTCCGCTTTTACTCATAAGCATTACTAGTTAACCCGGACAAACGGACGTTCATCATCGTTCATTACACTGTTCATCTGCACGCTACATCTCTGCCAAACACACATCATCATCTTCACAATCAACTGCACAACCGACCAATCAATTATTGAACGCTATAGACAGGAGAATGTTACTTTCGTTTACAGGAGAAACGTTAAAATAGGCTTAAAGAAATGTTAAAGCAAAAACCGCCCGGGGAGGCGGTTTGCATGGGGGATTTAAAGTATATATTCTCGAATTTGAATATTATTTTTTGCAGTAGTATATTATGATAACTATATCAGTTCAGTATTCCACGTTTTTTGAGTTCTTCTTCTAACTGAGCAGGTGATTGGAAATGGATACTCTCAATTCCATATGCTTCAGCCGCTTTTACATTGCGTAAATTATCATCGATAAAAATAGTATTTGCTTTGTTCACTTCATAGCGATCGAGCAAAAGCTGATAAAAATCATGTGAGGGCTTGCGGAGTTTTTCTTTACCTGAAACAACGATGCCATCAAACCATTGCAGGAATTTATATTCCATTAATGCGATGGGAAAAGTTTCGTTGGACCAGTTGGTGAGGGCATACAATTTATACTGACCACTTTCTTTTAATTGCTGCAGGATCTTTACGGTTTCGGGGATGGGCCCACCGAGCATTTCTTTCCATCTTCCGTAAAAGGCGCGGATAGAAGTTTCATGTTCCGGGAATTGGCTTACCAGCAGATCTGTTCCTTCCTGGAGGGTACGGCCTTCATCCTGGGCTTCATTCCAGTCGGAAGTACAGATGTGTTCCAGGAAATGTTCTACTTCTTCAGGTGTGGCGAAGATCTTCTTATATAAATAACGCGGATTCCAATCAACAAGTACAGCTCCCAGATCAAAAATGACAGAATGGTAGGCATGGTTCTTCATGAAGTAAATGTATAACGCTAAAATTAACCTTGCAAGGATTTATATAGAATTATTTTCATAGATCACTCTTCTCCTGCGGCAAGCAGGGCGTCGGTGGCATCGTCCAGTAGCTCAAGGTCTACAGAATCGCTGCCGGCAATGCCTTCAATGGAGCCTTTGATGTGGGCGGCGTTGAGCAATACTTTCTCCAGCTGTTTTTCCCGGGCTTTCCAGAGTTTTTCCATGGCTTCCCTTTCCTTCTGGATGCTGGTCCTCATAGCCCTGAAACCTTCCCTGATGGCACTCCATTGCTCTGCAAACTCGCCACTGGTAAGGTAATGATAGAGCAGGTGCATTTTATCACCCTTATTTTCATGGTTCTTGGAAACATTGTATACTCTCATGATGGCATCCCGCAATACGAAGGTGAGGCTTTTCACTTCATGGAAAGTACACACCCATATGCCATCCTTTTCTCCGAAACGCTCCATGTCCCGCGGCATGGTTTGCGTTACCAGTACGGCTATATCTGCTCCCTGGCTGCGCATATCTGATTTCAGCTTTTCGAGCCATTCCTTTGAAAAGTCTTTGGTGCGTTTGCTTTCGTAGATGATCTTTCCGCATTCCTGGCCAAACTGGTTCCGTACGGTTTGGATACAGTCTGCACCTCTTACTCCTTTACCTACTTCAGAGATAGCGTCGAAAGGGAAATGGGTGCGCAGCATTTCTTCCAGCGCCAGTTCCTGCACTTCTCCCTGTAACTGCATGGAGCCTTGTTCTGCTTTGCGGCGCATTTCTTCTACCAGTTTGCGTTGGTCTTCCAGCTGCTTTTCCAGTTCTTTGGTACGCATCTGGTTTTCTGTTTCCTTTAAGCTGTTGCGCTCTGTTTCTTCTTTCCGTACCTGTTCCATTAACTGGCTACGCTCCTGCAGCAGGCGTTTCTGGAGATCGATCTCCATTTCCTGTTCGCGGTTATTGAGCTCCTGTGTTTTACGCAGGAATTCCAGTTCTTTTGCACGTGCTTCCTTCAGTTTCTCTTCATTCTCCAGCTGCGTTTCTTTCATGAGCCTGAGCTGGTTCTCAAAGTCCGCACTCACATCTTTGCGTATATTTTCAGAGAGTTGTTCCTGGAGTTTGGCCCTTTCAGCTTGCAGGCGTTTGTTCAGCTCTTCTTCCTGCTGCTGCTTTTCCTGCGATACCTGTTGCCGTTCCAGCTGGATCTGCTGGCGCTGTTGCTCCATTTCATTCTTTTGTGCCTGTAACGACTCCATTCTTTTACGCCATTCTGTTTCCATCTTACCACGCATTTCCCGCTCGATGTCTGCGGCAAATGCATCTTCCATAACAAACTGGTGTTTACAACTAGGACAAGTGATCGAAGTTCCCATAATTCACATGATTAAGCGATATGTAAAGGTAGGCGATTTTTTGCGGGGAGCGTAATATCCGGAATACGGAGAAATTGTTGGTTTGAGAAGAGAAAGTGTTGGTGTTTTTTGAGCGGTGTGCGGATGGTGGGATGTATTTTTGGAGGGATGTGTTTATGATGGTTTTTTGTTCATAAGAACTTGCTATTCCTGGCAAGTTTTTTTTATTAAAACGAAAAGACCTGCACGATGTGCAGGTCTCATTGTCTTTTGTGCGGAAGAGGAGATTCGAACTCCCAAGCCCTTTCAGGCACTACCACCTCAAAGTAGCGCGTCTACCAATTTCGCCACCTCCGCAGCGTTATAAGGTGTGCAAAAATAAAGCCTTTTTAAATATAAGCAAATATATTTTCATTTTCGCAGCCAAATCCGGAAGGTTGTACCCTTATTCACCTCCGACCATTTTACAGACAAACGGCCTTTGTGATAGTCCTGAATGATCCGTTTGGCAAGGGATAGGCCCAATCCCCAGCCCCTCTTTTTTGTACTGAAACCGGGGTTGAAAATTTTATCGTGGAAGGCTTTCGGGATGCCTTTTCCGGTATCTGTTACGTCTACTGTTATATGTGCGGGATGGTTTTCTATTACAACAGTAATGCTTCCTTTTCCTTCCATGGCATCCAGCGCGTTCTTTAGCAGGTTTTCCACTACCCAGTCAAACAACGGCGGGGAGATCATAGCACTCACTTCTTTTTCTGCCGATTGCAGGGTGATGGTCACTTTCTGCGGGGCCCTTTTCCTGATATAATTCACCATACTATCTATCTGAACTACCAGGTTGCATTCTTCCAGGTTGGGTACACTGCCTATTTTCGAGAACCTGTCTGAGATCAGTTTCAGGCGGTTCACATCTTTGGCCAGTTCATTGGCAAGGGGGGCGCTTTCTTCCTTTTCCTTCAGGATCTCCAGCCAGGCCTCCATGGAAGACAATGGGGTACCCAGCTGATGGGCCGTTTCTTTTGCCATCCCCACCCATACCTGGTTTTGCGTAGCCCGGTTGGTAGAAGACAATGCAAATAATACAATACCAATGAACAAAGCCACTACCAGTAACTGGATGTAGGGATAATAACGTATCTGTTTGAGGATCAGGGAATCCCCGTAATAAATATATTGGTTAGAATTGGCATCTACGCCTAAGATGAAAGGCGGATGCTGTTTCTTGAAAGAGGCCAGCTGTTCTTCCAGGTAACCAGGCTTGCCAATGAATAAAGAGGAATCAAAGTTATTCTGATCTATGATCCTGCCCTGATCGTCTGTAAGGATCATGGGTATGGTGGTATTGTTGGTAACGATCTCCCCTATCAGGTTGAGGTTGGCGTCCGCAGAAGAATGTATCAGTTCACGGTAGGCCTCTACCCAGATGGCTACTTTTTTCGTTTCCTCCTGCTGTATCTTTTCCGTAAGGCTGTTGACGAACCAGATGGTGGTCACGATAATGACCACTGCCACCGATATCAACGTAAACTTCCAACCTATGTACTGTTTAAACATCTGTTTGTTTAAGTGAAGCCACAATCAACGACTGTTAACTATCAACTAAATTAATAATATTCGGAGGCAATGTTGCATATTTGCAACTGCTAAAAAATATTTTGTCACGGATTAAACGGATCTCTTTTGCAGGTATTGCCCTCGGTAGCTGTGGTTATATTGAACTGGAATGGAAAAGCTTTCCTGGAACGCTTTCTGCCATCCGTTTGTGCATCCCGGTATGATAACCTGCAGATCTATGTGGCGGATAATGCTTCTACAGACGACAGCCTGGCTTATGTAACAGCTGATTTCCCGCAAGTTAAGATCATTCGCAATGCCAGCAATGCAGGTTTTGCAGGCGGGTATAACGAGGCCCTGAAACATGTGCAGGCAGACATTTTTGTACTCCTCAACCAGGATGTGGAAGTGGAACCGGACTGGATCAATCCTGTAATAGCACAAATGCAGCAGGACCCTCTCATTGCAGCCTGCCAGCCTAAGCTCAGGGGGTACCAGGACCGTGAAGATTTTGAATATGCCGGGGCCGCCGGAGGCTGGATGGACATCCTGGGTTATACTTTCTGCCGTGGCAGGATCCTCTATACCATTGAAACGGATAAAGGTCAGTACGACGATCCACAGGATATTTTCTGGGCTACCGGCGCCGCACTCTTCATCCGTTCCAAATGTTTCTTTGAAGTGGGTGGTTTTGATCCTTATTTCTTTGCGCATATGGAGGAAGTGGACCTCTGCTGGAGACTGCAAAGGGCCGGTTACCGGATCACTTACTGCCCGCAATCCGTTGTTTACCATGTAGGCGGAGGCAGCCTTCCCCAGGGTAATCCCCGTAAACTGTACCTGAACTTCCGCAATAACCTGATCATGCTCTGCAAGAACCTTCATTTTAAGGAGCAATGGATCATTCTTTCCCAAAGGCATTTTTTAGATCTCCTGGCGGCTTTTAAAAGCCTCGTTTCCGGTAAACCGAGAGACATGGTGGCTATTTTCCGGGCT includes the following:
- a CDS encoding acyl-CoA dehydrogenase family protein: MHQDLFESPDYFQIDELLTEEHKMIRASVRQWIKTEISPVIDGYCQRAEFPSQIIKALGSLGCFGPTIPVGSGGGGLDYIAYGLMMQELERGDSGIRSTASVQGSLVMHPIYTFGSTAQKERFLPKLATGEMMGCFGLTEPDFGSNPAGMLTYFDDDGDHILLNGAKMWISNAPFADIALVWARDPEGKIRGVIVERGMEGFSTPETKDKWSLRASATGELVMDNVRIPKTNILPDAKGLKAPLSCLSSARYGIAWGAIGAAMDCYDTALRYAKERVQFNRPIGGFQLIQKKLAEMITEITKAQLMNWRLGVLRNEGKATAEQISMAKRNSCETAVHIAREARQILGAMGISGEYPIMRHMMNLESVITYEGTHEVHLLITGMDITGLNAFS
- a CDS encoding FAD:protein FMN transferase — protein: MKGLLFLIGICISVSTSAQKLISFQGKAQGTYYIVKYISNDTGSLREDVEDLFRQIDRSMSLYLPSSLINRFNKGPQVVMDHHMRTVVRKAQEVSKLTNGLFDITIKPLVDLWGFGVVRHNGQPSQADIARKRRLVDYNMLTVRTKYLIKKREGMEIDCNGIAQGYTSDAVGRLLHAMGIHNFLVDVGGELVASGVNTQGQPWSVGIERPPDTDSTSQPVQALLRLKNKGVATSGNYQRFFDEGGTRFAHTIDPRTGQALHNNIISVTVTAPDAMTADAFDNVLIILGVDAGLQFISEHPKLKLQAFYVYKDDAGKVREKYSPDFFAE
- a CDS encoding outer membrane beta-barrel protein produces the protein MKSIKVIILLMIGSLGVHSAFAQSSRPPVSFNVNYSIAQPLGSLSDYAKNTSFRGWTAGFNYAINDRLSVGGKVGYADFYERFPRTVYPGKGEDVSAVQTHTLQTIPILATVQYNLAKADARVIPYVGAGIGTANMNYEKYWGEFVEKENKWAFQVSPEVGINIPFGKYSPVMLNANVQYNYAPFKVNEITNFNSIQANIGLKFHIQ
- a CDS encoding DUF4136 domain-containing protein; its protein translation is MKRTGMILSAIAVGALLFSSCRKEPLNDMTEEESRIYVTNYNDTADFTSYKTFSIVDSVAVISNRADAKKELTEYDVKLLNSLKTSLQGRGYTLVDKGAKPDLAVNVSRIDNTTTSIGYIPGYWTGFPGYWDSGYWGYPGFDYWFPSYYSVFRTREKSVVVDLVDLKNAPHADNKLNAIWNAMLRGTGVWNSNNIESMVKAVFDQSAYLKASNN
- a CDS encoding HAD family hydrolase, which produces MKNHAYHSVIFDLGAVLVDWNPRYLYKKIFATPEEVEHFLEHICTSDWNEAQDEGRTLQEGTDLLVSQFPEHETSIRAFYGRWKEMLGGPIPETVKILQQLKESGQYKLYALTNWSNETFPIALMEYKFLQWFDGIVVSGKEKLRKPSHDFYQLLLDRYEVNKANTIFIDDNLRNVKAAEAYGIESIHFQSPAQLEEELKKRGILN
- a CDS encoding DUF2130 domain-containing protein yields the protein MEDAFAADIEREMRGKMETEWRKRMESLQAQKNEMEQQRQQIQLERQQVSQEKQQQEEELNKRLQAERAKLQEQLSENIRKDVSADFENQLRLMKETQLENEEKLKEARAKELEFLRKTQELNNREQEMEIDLQKRLLQERSQLMEQVRKEETERNSLKETENQMRTKELEKQLEDQRKLVEEMRRKAEQGSMQLQGEVQELALEEMLRTHFPFDAISEVGKGVRGADCIQTVRNQFGQECGKIIYESKRTKDFSKEWLEKLKSDMRSQGADIAVLVTQTMPRDMERFGEKDGIWVCTFHEVKSLTFVLRDAIMRVYNVSKNHENKGDKMHLLYHYLTSGEFAEQWSAIREGFRAMRTSIQKEREAMEKLWKAREKQLEKVLLNAAHIKGSIEGIAGSDSVDLELLDDATDALLAAGEE
- a CDS encoding sensor histidine kinase, with amino-acid sequence MFKQYIGWKFTLISVAVVIIVTTIWFVNSLTEKIQQEETKKVAIWVEAYRELIHSSADANLNLIGEIVTNNTTIPMILTDDQGRIIDQNNFDSSLFIGKPGYLEEQLASFKKQHPPFILGVDANSNQYIYYGDSLILKQIRYYPYIQLLVVALFIGIVLFALSSTNRATQNQVWVGMAKETAHQLGTPLSSMEAWLEILKEKEESAPLANELAKDVNRLKLISDRFSKIGSVPNLEECNLVVQIDSMVNYIRKRAPQKVTITLQSAEKEVSAMISPPLFDWVVENLLKNALDAMEGKGSITVVIENHPAHITVDVTDTGKGIPKAFHDKIFNPGFSTKKRGWGLGLSLAKRIIQDYHKGRLSVKWSEVNKGTTFRIWLRK
- a CDS encoding glycosyltransferase family 2 protein — protein: MQVLPSVAVVILNWNGKAFLERFLPSVCASRYDNLQIYVADNASTDDSLAYVTADFPQVKIIRNASNAGFAGGYNEALKHVQADIFVLLNQDVEVEPDWINPVIAQMQQDPLIAACQPKLRGYQDREDFEYAGAAGGWMDILGYTFCRGRILYTIETDKGQYDDPQDIFWATGAALFIRSKCFFEVGGFDPYFFAHMEEVDLCWRLQRAGYRITYCPQSVVYHVGGGSLPQGNPRKLYLNFRNNLIMLCKNLHFKEQWIILSQRHFLDLLAAFKSLVSGKPRDMVAIFRAYRDYYRWRRTEEKKLQDVFPRKRLYDLKGVFHGIMIWRYYFLNKQKFNELTQLKK